A window of the Euzebya pacifica genome harbors these coding sequences:
- a CDS encoding NAD(+)/NADH kinase: MGVVGLVANPASARDIRRLVADGAAVTTHDKLNIVRRVLAGLGSVGVERVLSMQDGGGISAGLASMVDRPSADTWPEVAFVNHPVTQTAVDTVSAVTSMVRAGVGAIVVIGGDGTNRKVLSACGDTPLMPLSTGTNNAFPQPAEASVAGIAAGLVALGRVRPVDAGTPARWLTVQHGARVHHAVVDVAVTRADGTGAGAVTDAAEVCELYLCLAEPHSIGLSAIGAHLRPVGRDDADGLIVRLGQPAVARVRAPIAPGRLVDVDVAAVQTLHANQPIRVTATAGVLAIDGERIFRFGPADVPMVTLHGNGPVVIDVARTMRHAACSGLLSLPPRRSPDRADRTCPQPPPTQPARGPAVALQASVPQEPTH, encoded by the coding sequence ATGGGTGTCGTTGGTCTCGTCGCGAACCCCGCGTCCGCGCGCGACATCCGACGGCTCGTCGCCGACGGTGCCGCGGTGACGACCCACGACAAGCTCAACATCGTCCGGCGGGTGCTGGCGGGCCTCGGCAGCGTGGGCGTCGAGCGTGTCCTGTCGATGCAGGACGGCGGCGGCATCTCCGCAGGGCTCGCCTCGATGGTCGACCGGCCGTCGGCGGACACCTGGCCGGAGGTGGCGTTCGTGAACCATCCGGTGACCCAAACGGCGGTCGACACCGTCTCCGCGGTCACCTCGATGGTCCGCGCCGGGGTCGGGGCGATCGTCGTCATCGGCGGCGACGGCACCAATCGCAAGGTGCTCTCGGCCTGCGGTGACACGCCGTTGATGCCGCTGTCGACCGGGACCAACAACGCCTTCCCGCAGCCTGCCGAGGCCAGCGTCGCCGGGATCGCGGCAGGGCTCGTCGCGTTGGGCAGGGTCCGCCCTGTCGATGCCGGGACGCCCGCCCGGTGGCTGACCGTCCAGCACGGCGCACGCGTCCACCACGCGGTCGTCGACGTCGCGGTCACCCGCGCCGACGGCACCGGAGCTGGCGCGGTCACCGATGCCGCCGAGGTCTGCGAGCTGTACCTGTGCCTCGCCGAGCCACACAGCATCGGGCTGTCGGCGATCGGTGCCCACCTGCGGCCCGTCGGCCGCGACGACGCCGACGGGCTGATCGTCCGGCTGGGGCAGCCTGCGGTGGCACGCGTCCGCGCCCCCATCGCCCCGGGAAGGTTGGTCGACGTCGACGTCGCTGCGGTCCAGACCCTGCACGCGAATCAACCCATCCGAGTGACGGCCACCGCTGGTGTCCTGGCCATCGACGGCGAGCGCATCTTCCGGTTCGGGCCAGCCGACGTGCCCATGGTGACCCTCCACGGCAACGGCCCAGTCGTCATCGACGTGGCCCGGACGATGCGACACGCCGCCTGCTCCGGCTTGCTCTCCCTCCCCCCGCGCCGTTCCCCCGACCGCGCCGACCGCACGTGTCCGCAACCGCCACCGACCCAGCCGGCCCGAGGACCGGCTGTCGCCCTCCAGGCCTCAGTACCGCAAGAGCCGACCCACTGA
- a CDS encoding alpha-ketoacid dehydrogenase subunit beta, which produces MSTTTVQAPVRRITTAKAMAEGIATEMRTNPDVFVMGEDVGAYGGIFGSTTDLFGEFGADRVIDTPISETGFIGAGIGAAVEGLRPVVELMFVDFYGVCMDQITNHMAKIHYESGGAVKVPMVLMAAVGAGYSDAAQHSQCLWGTFAHLPGIKVVVPSNPYDAKGLMISAIRDDNPVLFLFHKGAQGLVWMEKNPRSIAPVPEESYTVPIGEAAIAREGTDVTIVTLSLSVQHSLDVAEDLEADGISVEVVDLRSLVPLDTETVLASVAKTGRLLVVDEDYRSYGLTGEIAAIVTETDPTMLAKPMRRLAVPDVPIPYARPMEHGVLPTRDKIAAAVRDLMA; this is translated from the coding sequence ATGAGCACCACCACAGTCCAGGCCCCGGTCCGCCGGATCACCACCGCCAAGGCGATGGCCGAGGGCATCGCCACCGAGATGCGCACCAACCCCGACGTCTTCGTCATGGGCGAGGACGTCGGCGCGTACGGCGGCATCTTCGGATCCACGACCGACCTCTTCGGCGAGTTCGGCGCCGACCGGGTCATCGACACCCCCATCTCCGAGACAGGATTCATCGGTGCCGGGATCGGCGCAGCCGTCGAGGGGCTGCGGCCAGTCGTCGAGCTGATGTTCGTCGACTTCTACGGCGTCTGCATGGATCAGATCACCAACCACATGGCCAAGATCCACTACGAGTCCGGCGGCGCCGTGAAGGTCCCGATGGTGCTGATGGCTGCCGTCGGCGCGGGCTACTCCGACGCCGCGCAGCACAGCCAGTGCCTGTGGGGCACGTTCGCGCACCTGCCCGGCATCAAGGTCGTGGTGCCGTCCAATCCCTACGACGCCAAGGGCCTGATGATCTCCGCCATCCGGGACGACAACCCGGTCCTGTTCCTGTTCCACAAGGGCGCGCAGGGCTTGGTGTGGATGGAGAAGAACCCACGGTCCATCGCGCCGGTACCGGAGGAGTCCTACACCGTCCCCATCGGTGAGGCCGCGATCGCCAGGGAGGGCACCGATGTCACCATCGTCACGCTGTCGCTGTCGGTCCAGCACAGCCTGGACGTGGCCGAGGACCTCGAGGCCGACGGCATCAGCGTGGAGGTCGTCGACCTTCGCAGCCTGGTGCCCCTGGACACCGAGACCGTCCTCGCGTCCGTGGCGAAGACCGGCCGACTGCTGGTCGTCGACGAGGACTACCGCAGCTACGGGCTGACCGGTGAGATCGCCGCGATCGTCACCGAGACCGACCCGACGATGCTCGCGAAGCCGATGCGGCGACTCGCCGTTCCGGACGTCCCGATCCCCTACGCCCGGCCGATGGAGCACGGCGTGTTGCCCACCCGCGACAAGATCGCGGCGGCGGTGCGGGACCTGATGGCATGA
- a CDS encoding SRPBCC family protein, with translation MAQAQEQILINRPVEQVWGFHSDPTNIPRISVNTTRYEPKGPMALGCRIIGATKVIGKTVEWEADVVEYAPQRGYRLRSVVAPLQWELAYSYRPIQGKTMVIAEQTAFGLSGFFGRISEKFIVMRYRRDLSKNLANLKQMVEDLPAPGGQ, from the coding sequence TTGGCGCAGGCGCAGGAACAGATCCTCATCAACAGACCGGTCGAGCAGGTGTGGGGCTTCCACTCCGACCCGACCAACATCCCCCGGATCAGCGTGAACACCACGCGCTACGAGCCGAAGGGGCCGATGGCGCTGGGCTGCCGGATCATCGGCGCGACCAAGGTGATCGGCAAGACCGTGGAGTGGGAGGCTGACGTCGTGGAGTACGCACCGCAGCGCGGCTACCGGCTGCGCAGCGTCGTCGCCCCGCTGCAGTGGGAGCTGGCCTACAGCTATCGGCCGATCCAGGGAAAGACGATGGTCATCGCCGAGCAGACCGCGTTCGGCCTCAGCGGCTTCTTCGGCCGGATCAGCGAGAAGTTCATCGTCATGCGCTACCGCCGTGACCTCTCCAAGAACCTCGCCAACCTCAAGCAGATGGTGGAGGACCTGCCTGCGCCGGGCGGGCAGTAG
- a CDS encoding thiamine pyrophosphate-dependent dehydrogenase E1 component subunit alpha, which produces MTDLDRLAMYRQMVRIRRYESRILQEYHADKTPAWDIGAGLIPGEMHLSAGQEPAAVGVTAHLKQGDAITAPHRPHHFALAHGVDMKAMTAEIYGRTTGLCKGKGGHMHLFDPENHFSCSGIIAQGYPVACGQALAFKRKGTDHVAIAVAGEGAANQGAFHESLNLAALWNLPVVFVIEDNDWAISVPRSQSTANTSNADRAAGYGIPGVRVEDNDVEAVFDAAGAAIRRARAGEGPSLLEIHTLRLWGHFEGDAQAYRGAELDTVDERDPIPAYAAELIDRGLLTSEDVESVQAEADAEVDAAIAFAKESPEPTAADALLHVFA; this is translated from the coding sequence ATGACTGACCTCGATCGACTCGCCATGTACCGCCAGATGGTGCGGATCCGCCGCTACGAGTCCCGGATCCTGCAGGAGTACCACGCCGACAAGACGCCGGCCTGGGACATCGGCGCCGGCCTCATCCCCGGCGAGATGCACCTGTCCGCCGGACAGGAACCTGCCGCCGTGGGTGTCACCGCCCATCTGAAGCAGGGCGACGCCATCACCGCGCCGCACCGCCCTCACCACTTCGCGCTGGCACATGGCGTGGACATGAAGGCGATGACGGCGGAGATCTACGGGCGCACCACCGGCCTGTGCAAGGGCAAGGGAGGGCACATGCACCTGTTCGACCCGGAGAACCACTTCTCGTGCTCCGGGATCATCGCCCAGGGCTACCCCGTGGCCTGCGGACAGGCACTGGCCTTCAAGCGGAAGGGCACCGACCACGTTGCCATCGCCGTTGCCGGTGAGGGCGCCGCCAACCAAGGCGCCTTCCACGAGTCGCTGAACCTCGCCGCCCTGTGGAACCTGCCCGTCGTGTTCGTCATCGAGGACAACGACTGGGCCATCTCCGTGCCCCGGTCCCAGTCGACGGCCAACACCTCCAACGCCGACCGTGCGGCTGGCTACGGCATCCCCGGCGTGCGGGTCGAGGACAACGACGTCGAGGCGGTCTTCGATGCCGCCGGTGCGGCGATCCGACGGGCCCGCGCCGGCGAGGGACCGAGCCTGCTGGAGATCCACACCCTCCGGCTGTGGGGCCACTTCGAGGGTGACGCCCAGGCCTACCGGGGCGCCGAGCTCGACACGGTCGACGAGCGAGACCCGATCCCGGCCTACGCCGCCGAGCTGATCGACCGGGGGCTCCTGACCAGCGAGGACGTGGAGTCGGTCCAGGCAGAGGCCGATGCCGAGGTCGACGCCGCCATCGCCTTCGCCAAGGAGAGTCCCGAACCGACCGCCGCCGACGCCCTGCTGCACGTCTTCGCCTAG
- a CDS encoding biotin/lipoyl-containing protein, which translates to MSTQVTFPVMSKDPDIEGVVGTWFALDGETVEAGQVIAEVQVDKVSNDVPAPASGTLRHVVPEGDGVAQGAVLAVIE; encoded by the coding sequence ATGAGCACCCAGGTCACGTTCCCCGTGATGTCGAAGGACCCCGACATCGAGGGCGTCGTCGGCACCTGGTTCGCGCTCGACGGCGAGACCGTCGAGGCGGGTCAGGTGATCGCGGAGGTCCAGGTCGACAAGGTCTCCAACGACGTCCCTGCCCCGGCCTCCGGCACGCTTCGGCATGTCGTCCCCGAGGGCGACGGGGTGGCCCAGGGCGCCGTGCTGGCCGTCATCGAGTGA